The following are encoded in a window of Cucurbita pepo subsp. pepo cultivar mu-cu-16 chromosome LG12, ASM280686v2, whole genome shotgun sequence genomic DNA:
- the LOC111806594 gene encoding kinesin-like protein KIN-12C isoform X1 gives MSKHVSASKNAQPEADENELGTSPSALHFPPPRTPFNIIADPAQFQKEFHDSVFDSNFKLQSTKADWFSDRKSDVSLKVNWKTGTNNGTPRFSAQGRRVSSEPSSTQSTPAKSSSRVSFGGVATGSKAPQLGDGRAGCSSRLFRRIAIPDTELPVDVPHFDLEEDPSFWKDHNVQVMIRIRPLNTTERDSQGYGRCLRQESAKTLVWLGHPETRFTFDHIACETISQENLFKVAGQPMVENCLSGYNSCMFAYGQTGSGKTYTMMGGIYEVEGKLNEDCGLTLRIFEHLFTRIGMEEKCKQDVKLKYSCKCSFLEIYNEQITDLLEPSSTNLQIREDSKKGVYVDNLTEHSVSSLNDVVELLLQGVANRKMAATYMNSESSRSHSVLTCIIESHWEKDSKTHFRFARLNLVDLAGSERQKSSGAEGDRLKEAANINKSLSTLGLVIMSLVDLAHGKPRHIPYRDSRLTFLLQDSLGGNSKTTVIANVSPSFCSANETGSTLKFAQRAKQIQNNAKVNECASGDETALQRQILHLKGQLSFLLKHSNFPRSILSSVPRLEESGVSALFEGYEALGGRMQTENPKKRMEASLTGALRREEVANTTIQKLEFEFEHMKRLAFQLEEDGQRTKMLLKFREEKIRQLELFIGGMLSADEYLLEENKALAVEIKMLQAKINRNPELTRVSLENSKLTEQLQVYQNFYELGEREALLTEVAELRNELLVALGKNSAISERDKYQDETMSIKSYTQDDTLSHITGSDENLENAIGQGSDNEFNAKSISSQRDLIDAKMLAQTMDSENNMQGQNHGCKQVKHCMVESLFRKCQNEGDVMNQHQAVYNKTLQVKLENLTRELEEVRLSNIQYQDNQNQQKQIEDVRQQVEMETASTIIQLQEEVETLQVELNDRLHGLAQENTRLKDALSAKNEEMRMLSIDWEAAMIELTSFLLDSSRSIRDAHRQIEGIANLFPTVNVGIGEQVQQAIEVCIEKEETILLLHKSLENARLMVKEMELKLESLKEAALALNASQQMHNNGCAAEAKQLSTQMTDENITMEFLFKRLVKNDQLIGVEKSADAAAAAVEWLSNPQELAFCNNIEREMPISKLDFSSQRSSHIFDDVMANTSVLLLEEPDTEHNLIRLGLTELKNLTSGIHADMEMHISALHIYIQELYSGYQKLVQDMMGEIRELRLKAKTTNENCKSLQFFKDKVASAHKYRNIENQNSILDQIKAKIYEAKNRLNILEDSIDRNIAGCGDQFIDQYPVQEDGWSSDCSTSSSDISTESVASRGKVVDYMNGDIESTTCLRRELFMTYDAIHKLCMKIDTLLLHDIGGDSLSEEMDQGKTPSKSRIEKAEAGCNNTSKVILVEETKQEDGFFTKFEEAQAAIKEADTMLNALLRANANAKQQTGIFKQAGEQLQIERDNLIEEVGQLKSLMHMKDADNKLLHEQVGFNLEEVANSVTSLECCISQTQREVDEKFGIICCDVISFRDEMVKSISNWKSLMEDVFLEIMGREFTSFVLHQCYVKEICWQFAHFKTEPAFQLLRRKRCTESNKTSGSTFLAGKDDMMSISKIDRGRTKLITGLEEADGGFSFDDILYENLALKKELKRKEVLLEGLLFDFRLLQESTSKTKDKKDETDYCQSQLQHELEIKASQLDHVLVQQRKLEGLLTDTEKALFLSNSKLEKAKETMTSISEHNAQLKKQVEDLYLKKSEAEKQWEEQQDVVNRLEDEIIRLTSLEKKSLLSVEDIENELSRVVSERDQLHEQVCFLTDKLDIAYALADEKEAVASEARQESEASKLYAEQKEEEVKILEHSVEELESTINMLETKVQEMDEEVEKNRTLRESLELEKQIFRQRLLTVENSSEVDSGDEIVEHAEEQPRRPGGVLVELLEAQSRIKILEEERAEQDKEIKRHKEYISELVLHADAQAMKYQQKYTNLEVMVRDASKDHSNLMTAPTLDKVDKSSARPRGSSSPFRCISNLVHQMNVEKEHELSTARLRIEELEGLATSRQKEICILNARLAAAESMTHDVIRDLLGVKLDLTKYANFLDQYEVQKMVTEAHLLSQQFREKEQEVHDLRTQINDLSEERECYKSVLSKKEAEALATQIACEKLRERDHLLSVQNGILKMENKNLKRKIVELDGKTNTLHQTRSSQQERHHAFLNKVQDDELTKRLAHSKMLLSRVNDEIARFRIPNGSSSHHRSGGSGKEISHG, from the exons ATGTCGAAACATGTATCTGCTTCAAAGAACGCTCAACCGGAGGCTGACGAGAATGAACTCGGAACTTCGCCCAGTGCACTTCATTTCCCACCTCCTAGAACACCTTTCAATATCATTGCAGATCCAGCTCAGTTCCAGAAAGAATTTCACGATTCTGTGTTTGATTCAAACTTCAAGCTCCAATCCACCAAAGCCGATTGGTTTTCTGATAGAAAATCTGATGTTTCGCTTAAGGTTAATTGGAAAACAGGTACCAACAATGGGACGCCAAGGTTTTCAGCTCAAGGTCGGAGGGTTAGCTCTGAGCCTAGCTCAACTCAGAGTACTCCTGCAAAGAGTTCTTCGAGAGTTTCGTTTGGTGGAGTCGCTACTGGTAGTAAAGCTCCTCAGCTCGGCGATGGCAGGGCAGGATGTTCCTCTAGGCTTTTCAGAAGGATAGCGATTCCGGATACAGAGTTACCGGTCGACGTTCCTCATTTCGACCTTGAGGAAGATCCATCTTTCTGGAAGGATCACAACGTGCAG GTAATGATACGTATTCGACCTTTGAATACTACGGAGAGAGACTCTCAAGGTTATGGTCGATGCCTGCGACAGGAATCCGCAAAAACTCTGGTGTGGCTTGGTCACCCCGAAACCAGATTCACCTTCGATCATATAGCTTGCGAAACAATATCGCAG GAAAACCTTTTCAAGGTTGCTGGACAGCCAATGGTGGAGAATTGTTTGTCTGGTTATAATAGCTGTATGTTTGCTTATGGCCAG ACTGGTAGTGGCAAAACATATACCATGATGGGTGGAATATACGAGGTGGAGGGCAAGCTCAACGAAGATTGTGGACTAACATTACGCATTTTTGAGCATTTGTTTACAAGAATTGGAATG GAGGAAAAGTGCAAGCAGGACGTCAAATTGAAGTACAGCTGCAAATGTTCCTTTCTAGAAATTTACAATGAGCAAATAACTGACCTCCTGGAACCTTCATCAACTAATTTGCAA ATCAGAGAAGACTCGAAGAAAGGAGTATATGTAGATAATCTCACAGAACACAGCGTCTCATCTTTAAATGATGTCGTCGAGCTTCTCTTACAG GGTGTGGCAAATAGAAAGATGGCTGCCACATATATGAACAGTGAGAGTAGCCGCTCCCACAGTGTTCTTACTTGTATAATTGAAAGTCATTGGGAGAAAGATTCCAAAACTCACTTTAGATTTGCGAGGTTAAATTTAGTGGACCTAGCTGGTTCTGAAAG GCAGAAAAGTTCTGGTGCAGAAGGGGATCGCCTGAAAGAAGCTGCAAATATAAACAAGTCATTATCAACTCTTGG CTTGGTGATTATGTCATTAGTGGATTTGGCTCATGGGAAACCTAGACATATTCCTTACAGAGATTCAAGGTTGACATTCCTACTTCAG GATTCTTTGGGTGGAAACTCAAAAACAACTGTTATTGCTAATGTCAGCCCATCATTTTG CTCAGCCAATGAAACAGGAAGCACTCTTAAATTTGCACAGCGTGCCAAACAGATTCAGAATAAT GCAAAAGTTAACGAGTGTGCTTCAGGTGATGAAACTGCACTCCAAAGGCAAATCTTACACTTGAAG GGTCAGTTGTCCTTTCTACTGAAGCACAGTAATTTTCCAAGGTCTATACTGAGTAGCGTTCCAAGACTTGAAGAGTCTGGCGTAAGTGCTCTGTTTGAAGGCTACGAAGCATTAGGAGGTAGAATGCAAACCGAAAATCCTAAG AAACGCATGGAGGCTTCCTTAACTGGTGCATTAAGGAGGGAAGAGGTGGCAAATACTACAATTCAAAAGCttgagtttgaatttgaacaCATGAAGCGCTTG GCTTTCCAACTAGAGGAGGATGGTCAACGTACTAAAATGTTGTTGAAGTTTCGTGAGGAGAAAATCAGACAACTTGAATTGTTTATAGGTGGGATGCTGTCCGCTGACGAATATCTTTTGGAGGAAAACAAGGCCTTAGCAGTAGAGATTAAGATGCTTCAAGCAAAGATTAACAGAAATCCAGAATTGACAAGAGTCTCTTTAGAGAATTCTAAACTCACTGAGCAACTTCAAGT GTATCAAAATTTTTATGAGCTTGGAGAGCGTGAAGCATTGCTAACTGAAGTTGCAGAATTACGCAACGAG CTTCTGGTTGCTCTGGGAAAAAACTCAGCCATATCTGAAAGAGATAAATATCAG GATGAAACAATGTCCATCAAGAGTTATACCCAAGATGACACGCTATCTCATATTACAGGAAGTGACGAGAACTTGGAAAATGCAATAGGTCAAGGTTCAGATAATGAATTCAACGCAAAGTCCATAAGTTCTCAGAGAGATCTGATCGATGCAAAAATGTTGGCTCAAACAATGGATTCAGAGAACAATATGCAAGGTCAGAATCATGGATGCAAGCAGGTCAAACACTGCATGGTGGAAAGCTTATTTAGAAAATGTCAAAACGAAGGGGATGTGATGAACCAACATCAAGCTGTTTACAACAAAACTTTGCAAGTAAAGTTGGAAAACTTGACTAGGGAACTTGAGGAGGTTAGATTATCTAACATTCAGTACCAAGACAACCAGAACCAGCAGAAACAAATTGAAGATGTTCGTCAACAGGTTGAGATGGAGACAGCCAGCACAATTATTCAATTACAGGAAGAGGTTGAAACCCTTCAGGTAGAACTTAATGATAGGTTACATGGCTTAGCCCAGGAAAATACACGACTAAAAGATGCATTGTCTGCAAAAAATGAGGAGATGAGGATGCTAAGTATTGACTGGGAAGCAGCAATGATAGAACTAACAAGTTTCCTTCTCGATAGTTCTAGATCTATCAGAGATGCACATAGGCAGATAGAAGGTATCGCCAATTTGTTTCCTACAGTAAATGTTGGAATTGGCGAACAAGTACAGCAAGCCATTGAAGTTTGTatcgaaaaagaagaaacaattcTATTATTGCATAAAAGTCTGGAAAATGCACGACTAATGGTGAAAGAAATGGAGCTGAAGTTAGAGTCACTGAAGGAAGCAGCACTCGCCTTAAATGCATCACAACAAATGCATAATAATGGATGTGCTGCCGAGGCTAAACAGTTGAGCACTCAGATGACTGACGAGAACATCACGATGGAGTTTCTATTCAAAAGGCTAGTTAAGAACGATCAGTTAATTGGGGTAGAAAAATCTGCTGATGCGGCAGCCGCTGCAGTAGAATGGTTATCCAATCCTCAGGAGCTGGCTTTCTGTAATAACATTGAGAGAGAGATGCCCATCtcaaaattggatttttcGTCTCAACGAAGCAGTCATATCTTTGATGATGTAATGGCCAATACAAGTGTATTACTGTTGGAAGAACCAGATACAGAACACAATTTGATACGGTTAGGTTTAACGGAGTTAAAGAACCTAACTAGTGGCATTCATGCAGACATGGAAATGCATATTTCAGCTCTCCATATCTACATTCAAGAACTGTATTCTGGATATCAAAAGTTAGTCCAGGACATGATGGGAGAAATTCGTGAATTGAGGTTAAAAGCCAAGACAACAAATGAAAATTGTAAGAGTCTCCAATTCTTCAAAGATAAAGTTGCATCAGCACACAAATACCGGAACATTGAAAACCAAAATAGTATTTTGGATCAAATAAAGGCTAAAATATATGAAGCAAAGAATAGACTAAATATtcttgaagattctattgatagAAATATAGCTGGTTGTGGAGACCAGTTTATAGATCAATATCCAGTCCAAGAAGATGGTTGGAGTTCCGATTGTTCTACTTCAAGCTCTGACATTTCAACTGAGAGTGTTGCTTCAAGAGGGAAAGTTGTGGACTACATGAATGGTGACATAGAATCCACAACTTGTTTGAGAAGGGAACTGTTTATGACGTATGATGCTATCCATAAACTATGCATGAAAATAGATACGCTCCTATTGCATGATATAGGTGGTGATTCTTTGTCAGAAG AAATGGACCAGGGAAAAACTCCCTCCAAATCGAGGATAGAAAAAGCTGAAGCAGGTTGCAATAACACCAGCAAG GTAATTTTGGTTGAGGAAACTAAGCAGGAAGATGGATTCTTTACCAAATTTGAAGAAGCTCAAGCCGCAATAAAGGAAGCTGATACTATGTTAAATGCATTGTTGAGAGCCAACGCAAATGCAAAGCAACAAACCGGTATATTTAAGCAAGCTGGGGAGCAGTTACAGATTGAAAGAGACAACTTGATTGAAGAAGTTGGACAGCTCAAGTCTTTAATGCATATGAAAGATGCAGATAATAAATTGCTGCACGAACAAGTTGGGTTTAATTTGGAAGAGGTTGCAAACTCAGTAACCTCTCTTGAATGTTGTATTTCACAAAcacaaagggaggtggatgaGAAGTTTGGCATAATATGTTGTGATGTCATATCCTTTAGAGACGAGATGGTTAAATCTATTAGTAACTGGAAATCCCTTATGGAGGATGTCTTCTTGGAAATAATGGGAAGAGAATTTACTTCATTTGTACTCCATCAGTGCtatgtgaaagaaatttgTTGGCAATTTGCACACTTTAAGACAGAGCCTGCGTTTCAACTACTTAGACGGAAAAGGTGTACGGAATCAAACAAGACTTCAGGATCTACTTTCCTTGCTGGTAAGGACGACATGATGTCAATTAGTAAGATTGACAGAGGAAGAACCAAACTGATCACGGGTTTGGAAGAGGCAGATGGAGGGTTCTCCTTTGATGACATTTTGTATGAGAATTTGGCACTCAAGAAGGAATTGAAGAGGAAGGAGGTTTTATTAGAAGGCTTACTTTTTGACTTTAGATTGCTGCAAGAATCAACCTCAAAAACAAAGGATAAGAAAGATGAGACAGATTATTGTCAGAGTCAGCTCCAGCATGAATTGGAGATTAAAGCAAGTCAGCTTGATCATGTGCTAGTTCAGCAAAGAAAACTTGAGGGGCTTCTGACTGATACTGAAAAGGCTTTGTTCTTATCTAATTCCAAGCTTGAGAAGGCAAAAGAAACAATGACTTCAATTTCAGAACATAATGCACAGTTGAAGAAGCAGGTAGAAGATCTTTATCTCAAGAAATCTGAGGCTGAAAAACAATGGGAAGAGCAGCAGGATGTAGTTAATAGGCTAGAGGATGAAATAATCCGTCTTACTTCACTGGAAAAGAAATCACTTCTATCAGTTGAAGATATTGAGAACGAATTGAGTAGAGTCGTTAGTGAGAGAGACCAACTCCATGAACAAGTCTGCTTTTTGACTGACAAGCTTGACATAGCCTATGCATTGGCCGATGAAAAGGAAGCTGTTGCTTCAGAAGCACGCCAG GAATCGGAGGCCAGTAAATTGTATGCTGAACAGAAGGAAGAGGAGGTAAAGATTTTAGAGCACTCTGTTGAAGAGCTTGAGAGTACCATAAATATGTTGGAAACAAAG GTACAAGAGATGGATGAGGAGGTTGAGAAAAATCGTACATTAAGAGAATCACTAGAATTGGAGAAACAAATCTTTAGACAGAGATTATTAACTGTAGAAAATTCCTCTGAAGTTGACTCTGGAGATGAAATTGTTGAGCATGCTGAAGAGCAACCCAG GCGACCGGGTGGTGTGCTTGTAGAACTGCTCGAGGCACAAAGTAGAATAAAAATTCTTGAAGAGGAAAGGGCAGAACAAGACAAAGAG atcaaacggcacaaagaatacatctccgaGCTTGTATTGCATGCTGATGCCCAGGCAATGAAATACCAACAGAag TACACAAATCTGGAAGTAATGGTTCGGGATGCAAGCAAAGATCATTCAAATCTAATGACTGCACCAACATTAGATAAAGTTGACAAAAGTTCAGCTAGACCGAGGGGTTCGAGTTCACCATTCAGATGCATTTCAAACTTGGTGCATCAGATGAACGTGGAGAAGGAGCATGAGCTGTCAACAGCAAGGCTTCGTATAGAGGAGCTTGAGGGACTGGCAACTAGTCGGCAGAAAGAG ATATGCATACTGAATGCTAGGCTGGCAGCAGCGGAAAGTATGACTCATGATGTTATTCGAGATTTACTTGGTGTCAAATTGGACTTGACTAAATATGCT aacTTTTTAGACCAATACGAAGTTCAGAAAATGGTTACCGAGGCTCATCTACTGTCACAACAATTCCGGGAAAAG GAACAAGAGGTTCATGACTTGAGGACACAAATTAATGACTTAAGTGAGGAAAGAGAATG TTACAAATCTGTACTAAGCAAGAAGGAAGCTGAAGCACTCGCTACTCAAATAGCTTGTGAGAAACTACGAGAGCGGGATCACTTGCTTTCTGTACAGAATGGGATACTGAAG atggaaaacaaaaatctaaagaGGAAGATTGTTGAGCTGGATGGAAAGACGAACACACTTCATCAAACACGAAGTAGCCAACAGGAAAGACATCATGCATTTCTAAACAAG gtGCAGGATGATGAGTTAACCAAGAGGTTGGCTCACTCAAAAATGCTTCTCTCCCGCGTGAATGATGAAATCGCTCGTTTCCGTATTCCTAATGGCAGTTCTTCACATCACCGAAGTGGAGGCTCTGGGAAAGAGATATCTCATGGCTGA